Genomic window (Zingiber officinale cultivar Zhangliang chromosome 2B, Zo_v1.1, whole genome shotgun sequence):
TTGTATAAAGCACACGGTGATGATAGTCATGGAATTCAGCACTGCAAAAGAACAATCAATAGATACGGATTAGCAAAGCATAGCATCCAAGAATTTCTCACAAGCATGCTGACATCATGCTGCTCACCCTCCATACAAGGGCAAGAAATTTGAAGGGCTCCATGGAAAATCGTATCCACTGTGTGCCTCAACAGTTTCGATGACTCTCACTATCATCCATAACCACAGTGTGAAGAGGTGAGGGCCAGTTAAGGCTGGTCCCAGGATTGTGGCAAAGCCAAGGAATAAGATTTCGGCGGGATGAGCATACTCGGATGTCAGCCCAAAAGGTGTAGCATGCCTGCAAAGACGATACGTGTTAGACAGGCCGCTCAAGCAAATCTTAGCTGAAGACATTTGACTTACTCGTGATGCACACTGTGGACGTGCTTATATAGCCATTTGGTGTGCAGTATTCTGTGCCCCCAGTAGAACACAAAATCCTCCAAGATGAAGTAGAAAATAATTTGAGAGACAATAACACTCCTACAAGGAAATTAAGTATGACGAAAAGCTTTTCAGAATGAAAGCACAGAAGTGAACCGACATATATGGAGTCAATTAAGGGCCcagttcaaaagatttttaagcaTAATACATAACAAAATTTCAAGAATATGCTGAGTTTTCATTCACAGTGATATTAAGACTCAATTGTATTTATGTAGCCTTGTAAATTTGTAATGGGAAGATGCAATTTACCAGTGTGGCAATGGAAGACTACTTCTTAGACCCATGAGTCTGAAAGTAGGATAGGAAAGGAGCATAACAGGTAAGTTGACGCATAAATGGTATAAAATTAGGCGCAAAATGCATCTCCTTTGTGCTTCTGGAGTGTTGACCTTTTTCTGAGAAGTAATAGTAGAGCCAATTAATATGTAAAATCAAGCAGGAATATcagtaataaataataaaaaacaaagaCTAATTTTTTCAAACTCATCTAATAACCTAAATATATTAGTGTCCAGGCAAAGAGTATCTTTATGAACAAAACGTTTGGCAGTTGCATATACCTCAATGCCATTTATATGATACAAATTTTATATCATAAAATAATGTCAGAATAAACAAAAGAATTAAATGAGGCTCATGCTTAAAGGTATCTAACTATCCATTAACATTAAATGAACTCTATGATGCACATTGTAGCAGTTCAAGATGACAAACCTGAATTTTGTATTTGCTGAAAATCCCTGACCTTTCAAAATATATAGATGGAAGACCAGACAAGAAGAAGACGCTTTCATGAATTAAGAAGGATCCAATAGTTGCCAACTGGAACTCACTGAAATGTGTAATAAGATACTGCATACCACCAAGCAAACTTATAAGGTAAAAATTGTACAATTGGAGAATAATAGTTTTCAATACTAGAATGAATCTAATAGAAGCTCTTTTATTTTTATCAGCAAATAAAGGAAATGGGATTTACATTAGAAAGGTAAAACCTTCTTGGTCATAATAAAAAGAGAGCACCCTATTAAGAAAGGTATGTAACTAACAGGTTAAATCAGGAAATGTATCCACCTAGAAATGTCAAGTGACGACAttgaacatgaaccaaacctaaacCACATGAAGACCGACAATGCAAATTCCAAGTCATATTCTTAAAAGTTGATATGAatcatttaataattaatattatctGTTGAATTTAGAAGGTATGCAATCCTATATAAGCATCATAGCAACTACTGAAAACCTGTTGTAGAGATCATTATTGTAGCAAAAAGTGATTACGTTCACCCTAGGTGCTCCTATGAAGGAAGGTAAATCACAAGGTCAGTTTATAGCTGACCACCAAGTTATCTAGGAGGTGGGAGGGGTTTTTTCCCCTAGAGTATGCACCTATATGATGTAGCACATCGGTCAAATGACACATACAAATCTCACAGTTTTTCAAAGTGAATGATCCGTGCTAGAGAGCAAAAGCTTGGACGCATATTGATGGCAAGGAGTGAGTATATAGGCTGGCAAGAGGAGGCACCGGCAGTGAATCTGGCTGGCCAA
Coding sequences:
- the LOC122047500 gene encoding very-long-chain aldehyde decarbonylase GL1-8 isoform X1 — its product is MASLLESCWLYLITHFSEFQLATIGSFLIHESVFFLSGLPSIYFERSGIFSKYKIQKKVNTPEAQRRCILRLILYHLCVNLPVMLLSYPTFRLMGLRSSLPLPHWSVIVSQIIFYFILEDFVFYWGHRILHTKWLYKHVHSVHHEHATPFGLTSEYAHPAEILFLGFATILGPALTGPHLFTLWLWMIVRVIETVEAHSGYDFPWSPSNFLPLYGGAEFHDYHHRVLYTKSGNYASTFVYMDWLFGTDRDYRKMKALEEEGRKY
- the LOC122047500 gene encoding very-long-chain aldehyde decarbonylase GL1-11 isoform X2; the encoded protein is MLLSYPTFRLMGLRSSLPLPHWSVIVSQIIFYFILEDFVFYWGHRILHTKWLYKHVHSVHHEHATPFGLTSEYAHPAEILFLGFATILGPALTGPHLFTLWLWMIVRVIETVEAHSGYDFPWSPSNFLPLYGGAEFHDYHHRVLYTKSGNYASTFVYMDWLFGTDRDYRKMKALEEEGRKY